A single genomic interval of Trachemys scripta elegans isolate TJP31775 chromosome 3, CAS_Tse_1.0, whole genome shotgun sequence harbors:
- the PNLDC1 gene encoding poly(A)-specific ribonuclease PNLDC1 isoform X1, translated as MELGTGQFAQSLPRLRALVLGCDFLGLDMEFTGLHSVFPKGKQPSLFDSPAEWYLKARQSVQKFTVNQLGLSIFSNEKSNKYVAHSYNFFLFPTTFGVMDSEFSFQASSIQFLTHYGFDYNKFLKDGIPYMNEVQEKKLQQGLLTGNWKVRSTLDKDKVKKVIDDVTRWVPSAEEGGSMVLHDISGFQIFEVQLILRQALPDVWTEPFGDQKVMVKKVSPRHRWHLENSSYDCCRKELVLLSARGFTNLFQTLVEAKKPVVGHNMLMDLLHLHDKFYKPLPESYEEFKRNIHSLFPVLIDTKNVTKSIWKEFQFPRASNLLEVYEILCSDLNPTNPTCPVIAHASDCSKYADKKSPHEAAYDAFLCGSVLLKLAHLLLGRMPCDTLETGPSFFQYLNALTKYLNQVNLIRAGVSTINFSGTDVPSQRPPLLIASVWGWPGVDEEQIYQKLKALCKFDVRRLTENQFLLLSNKFKDVRIVLRDYKAHPNLRISLYRHWRHSPQVNCLLQICGIVASWSLLAFVFGGSPWYAT; from the exons ATGGAGCTGGGGACCGGGCAGTTCGCGCAGAGCCTGCCCCGCCTGCGGGCGCTGGTCCTGGGCTGCGACTTCCTGG GGCTCGATATGGAATTCACAGGTTTACATTCAGTCTTTCCAAAAGGCAAGCAGCCCAG TCTCTTCGATTCACCTGCTGAGTGGTATCTGAAGGCCAGACAGAGTGTTCAGAAGTTCACAGTCAATCAGCTCG GGTTgtctatattttcaaatgaaaaatcaaacaa GTATGTTGCACATTCCTAtaacttcttcctcttccccacaaCATTTGGAGTCATGGACTCTGAATTCTCTTTCCAAGCATCTAGCATTCAGTTCCTGACGCATTACGGTTTTGATTATAATAAG TTTCTGAAAGATGGAATCCCATATATGAATGAGGTACAGGAGAAGAAACTTCAGCAAGGTCTCTTAACTGGAAACTGGAAAGTTCGCAG CACTTTGGACAAGGATAAAGTGAAAAAGGTGATTGATGATGTGACACGCTGGGTGCCATCAGCAGAAGAGGGAGGCTCTATGGTGCTACATGATATTAGTG GTTTTCAGATATTTGAGGTACAGCTGATTCTGAGACAGGCACTTCCAGATGTTTGGACAGAGCCTTTTGGAGACCAGAAG GTGATGGTGAAAAAGGTGAGTCCACGGCATCGCTGGCATCTGGAGAACTCTTCTTATGACTGCTGCCGAAAGGAGCTCGTTCTTCTCTCTGCCCGGGGTTTCACCAACCTCTTCCAGACCCTTGTTGAAGCCAAGAAG CCAGTGGTGGGACACAACATGCTCATGGACCTTCTGCATCTTCATGACAAGTTTTACAAGCCCCTCCCAG aaagCTATGAGGAGTTTAAAAGGAACATTCACAGCCTGTTTCCTGTCCTCATAGACACCAAGAATGTAACAAAATCAATCTGGAAG GAATTTCAGTTTCCTCGAGCATCTAACCTTCTAGAAGTTTATGAAATCCTGTGCAG TGACCTAAATCCCACCAACCCCACATGTCCGGTGATTGCCCATGCAAGTGACTGTTCGAAATATG CTGACAAGAAATCTCCCCATGAGGCGGCCTATGATGCATTTCTCTGTGGATCAG TTCTTTTGAAATTAGCTCACTTGCTTCTAGGCAGAATGCCATG TGACACACTGGAGACTGGTCCCTCTTTCTTTCAGTATCTCAATGCATTAACCAAGTACCTGAACCAGGTGAATCTGATCCGAGCTGGCGTTTCAACAATC AATTTCTCTGGCACAGATGTCCCTAGCCAACGTCCACCTCTTCTGATTGCCAGTGTTTGGGGATGGCCTGGGGTGGATGAAGAACAGATCTATCAAAAGTTAAAAGCTCTGTGCAAGTTTGATGTCAGACGACTGACCGAGAAccaatttctgttgctctccAATAAATTTAAGGA TGTCAGGATTGTTCTGCGAGATTATAAAGCTCACCCCAATTTGCGGATTTCACTCTATCGCCACTGGAGACACTCACCACAAGTGAACTGCTTGCTACA AATTTGTGGGATTGTGGCatcatggtctcttctggcctttgtGTTTGGAGGATCTCCATGGTATGCCACGTAA
- the PNLDC1 gene encoding poly(A)-specific ribonuclease PNLDC1 isoform X2 — MELGTGQFAQSLPRLRALVLGCDFLGLSIFSNEKSNKYVAHSYNFFLFPTTFGVMDSEFSFQASSIQFLTHYGFDYNKFLKDGIPYMNEVQEKKLQQGLLTGNWKVRSTLDKDKVKKVIDDVTRWVPSAEEGGSMVLHDISGFQIFEVQLILRQALPDVWTEPFGDQKVMVKKVSPRHRWHLENSSYDCCRKELVLLSARGFTNLFQTLVEAKKPVVGHNMLMDLLHLHDKFYKPLPESYEEFKRNIHSLFPVLIDTKNVTKSIWKEFQFPRASNLLEVYEILCSDLNPTNPTCPVIAHASDCSKYADKKSPHEAAYDAFLCGSVLLKLAHLLLGRMPCDTLETGPSFFQYLNALTKYLNQVNLIRAGVSTINFSGTDVPSQRPPLLIASVWGWPGVDEEQIYQKLKALCKFDVRRLTENQFLLLSNKFKDVRIVLRDYKAHPNLRISLYRHWRHSPQVNCLLQICGIVASWSLLAFVFGGSPWYAT; from the exons ATGGAGCTGGGGACCGGGCAGTTCGCGCAGAGCCTGCCCCGCCTGCGGGCGCTGGTCCTGGGCTGCGACTTCCTGG GGTTgtctatattttcaaatgaaaaatcaaacaa GTATGTTGCACATTCCTAtaacttcttcctcttccccacaaCATTTGGAGTCATGGACTCTGAATTCTCTTTCCAAGCATCTAGCATTCAGTTCCTGACGCATTACGGTTTTGATTATAATAAG TTTCTGAAAGATGGAATCCCATATATGAATGAGGTACAGGAGAAGAAACTTCAGCAAGGTCTCTTAACTGGAAACTGGAAAGTTCGCAG CACTTTGGACAAGGATAAAGTGAAAAAGGTGATTGATGATGTGACACGCTGGGTGCCATCAGCAGAAGAGGGAGGCTCTATGGTGCTACATGATATTAGTG GTTTTCAGATATTTGAGGTACAGCTGATTCTGAGACAGGCACTTCCAGATGTTTGGACAGAGCCTTTTGGAGACCAGAAG GTGATGGTGAAAAAGGTGAGTCCACGGCATCGCTGGCATCTGGAGAACTCTTCTTATGACTGCTGCCGAAAGGAGCTCGTTCTTCTCTCTGCCCGGGGTTTCACCAACCTCTTCCAGACCCTTGTTGAAGCCAAGAAG CCAGTGGTGGGACACAACATGCTCATGGACCTTCTGCATCTTCATGACAAGTTTTACAAGCCCCTCCCAG aaagCTATGAGGAGTTTAAAAGGAACATTCACAGCCTGTTTCCTGTCCTCATAGACACCAAGAATGTAACAAAATCAATCTGGAAG GAATTTCAGTTTCCTCGAGCATCTAACCTTCTAGAAGTTTATGAAATCCTGTGCAG TGACCTAAATCCCACCAACCCCACATGTCCGGTGATTGCCCATGCAAGTGACTGTTCGAAATATG CTGACAAGAAATCTCCCCATGAGGCGGCCTATGATGCATTTCTCTGTGGATCAG TTCTTTTGAAATTAGCTCACTTGCTTCTAGGCAGAATGCCATG TGACACACTGGAGACTGGTCCCTCTTTCTTTCAGTATCTCAATGCATTAACCAAGTACCTGAACCAGGTGAATCTGATCCGAGCTGGCGTTTCAACAATC AATTTCTCTGGCACAGATGTCCCTAGCCAACGTCCACCTCTTCTGATTGCCAGTGTTTGGGGATGGCCTGGGGTGGATGAAGAACAGATCTATCAAAAGTTAAAAGCTCTGTGCAAGTTTGATGTCAGACGACTGACCGAGAAccaatttctgttgctctccAATAAATTTAAGGA TGTCAGGATTGTTCTGCGAGATTATAAAGCTCACCCCAATTTGCGGATTTCACTCTATCGCCACTGGAGACACTCACCACAAGTGAACTGCTTGCTACA AATTTGTGGGATTGTGGCatcatggtctcttctggcctttgtGTTTGGAGGATCTCCATGGTATGCCACGTAA
- the MRPL18 gene encoding 39S ribosomal protein L18, mitochondrial has product MALRSRGLLLGAAAGKLQGAGKGLRFISAVASFRITEGEVDTKENEIVAPDFINRNPRNLELLALARKERGWETTWPKREYWHRLRLERTQHHVEAFVEHCSGNVVVSASTREWAIKRHLYSPRGVAACENIGRVVAQRCLEAGINFVTFKAVIPWEYRCDSIQRFQKAVTDGGVVVGEPRRIYQ; this is encoded by the exons ATGGCGCTGAGGAGccgggggctgctgctgggggctgcGGCCGGGAAACTCCAGGGAGCCGGAAAAG GGCTTCGTTTCATATCTGCTGTAGCCAGCTTCAGAATCACTGAGGGTGAAGTGGACACAAAGGAAAATGAGATTGTTGCCCCAGATTTCATCAACCGAAATCCTCGTAACTTGGAGCTGCTGGCACTAGCAAGGAAGGAACGAGGCTGGGAAACAACATGGCCCAAGAGAGAGTATTGGCATAG ACTACGGCTTGAGCGGACACAGCACCATGTGGAGGCCTTTGTTGAGCATTGCAGTGGGAATGTCGTTGTCTCAGCCTCCACCCGTGAGTGGGCCATAAAGAGACATCTGTACAGTCCCAGGGGAGTGGCGGCATGTGAAAATATTGGGCGTGTGGTGGCACAACGCTGTCTGGAAGCAGGAATCAACTTTGTGACCTTTAAAGCTGTTATCCCGTGGGAATATCGCTGTGATTCG ATCCAGCGATTCCAAAAGGCTGTGACAGATGGTGGTGTCGTCGTGGGCGAGCCTCGAAGAATCTATCAATAA